TCCGTCTCTCTCAATAAGCCGTTTTTCCATTGAGAAGCCATTTGGTTCCACTTCTTGGGGCTTTTTTGATTAATGGCCCGCCCAAATCCAAAAATGTCTGTTTGCCATTGATTTTTCGCCTTGTTCAAAGCCATTATTGCTTCTCGCCTAACCTTTTCCTCAAATTTTTCATTTAAACGATTGAGGAATTTACTGGTTAAGTTAATATCCTTACATGTCAATTGGCCGATATCGGCTTCAACTTCAATCTGTACATTCATTTTTGGGCTCTTGCCGGATACTTGAGGGATCAGTTTTGATACAGAATTGGTTACATTCAAGCTCACGTCTCCCTCACCTTTTTTCCCGCAGTTCAGGACAACTATTCCGCTCTGAACTTCTCCTTTTATCCATAAAAAACCACGTGTTTCCTCTTCATCAAGAAACCCTCTTAATTGCCCCTTCTTAAATACAGCAGTTTCGTTCAAGTTAAGTGCTTTCGGTACATTTCCCTGATCATTACCTGACGAATTGGCTGATGTATCCCCTTCTTTATTCTTAGTTTGTTGATTTATTGTATCCTGTTTATTCCCATGTATGTCGATTTCCTGTTTTTTCTCCGCGACACTGATCACCCCAGTATAGGGGGCCGTTGTATTACTCATTAGTGCCTCAGTAAATTGGCTCATATCCTTGACCATCCCGGTCGTGGCAAGCCTGTTTGAAAGGACCAGGTCATTTATTTCCAATCCAAGCGTCAGATTCTGTTGTGGAACCGTTTTAACCAGTTCAGCTGCGGACCCCTTGGTTACGAGCAATTGAATATTTGGCCGGAAGTCAGTTTCTCTTTTAAAAAAGTCTAAAGCGGACTCCGTTCTTTCCCTTGCCGCACGTTCACCAAGTATAACCGCGTCTAAATGACCAAAGTAAAGTTTTTCTGGCACAGTGGCCGATAAGTTACTTAGTGCTTCAAAGATGCTTTTACCTGTAGTGATTACAATCAGAAATTTGTTTTCTTCATTTCCCGAAACAGCGGTTTCTGAAAAAAGGGAATATGGTTTAGCCATAACAGCTGTTACTTCAACTTCTCCGGTATCATTTTCATCAATCCCGATGACGTTGATTATAGCAAGGTTATTGATCTCCTTTGCACTCCAGCAACCTGAAAGCAACAGAATAGTAACGAGCATTGCCATCGGACGAAGAAAAGGTAACCGTTTGAACAGCCTATTTTTCCCCATTTGGATCCTCCTTACCTTCTTTTGGAGGTTTTGCAATATTATCTTCCCCTGCACGGTCAAAATTTTCGACACCCAATCCAGGTGTACGGGTCTCCATCGCCCACCATGGCGCACGAATAAATACGTCTTTCCATCCTTCTTTTCTTGCAGGAGAAACTGGAGAAAAGTAAGGAACACCAAAGGAACGTATGCTAACTAAGTGGGTTAATCCAAACATCAGCCCGACAATGATACCCATAAACCCAAAGAATCCTGCCAAAAGAAGCAGGGGGATGCTGTAAAAGCGTATAACCTGATGGAATGCATAATTTGGCAAAATAAAGGATGTCAGGGCAGTAACCATAATGACAATTGCCATTATTGGTCCGATGAAGCCCGCCTGCACTGCAGACTGAGCAATTAATACGAGCCCAAGAATGGTCACCACAACTCCGCCGAATATTTTTGGCATTCGTAATCCCGCTTCCCGAATCAGTTCATATGTCAGCAGCATAAATATTGCTTCTATCAACACAGGATATGGCAAAGCCTCACGATTGGCCGCGATACGCAGTAAGAATGGGGTCTGTAATAAGTCCTGATGAAAGGTTGCGATGGCCACAAAAAATGCCGGAAGGATTAAAATGATAAACAGAC
The genomic region above belongs to Virgibacillus doumboii and contains:
- a CDS encoding Ger(x)C family spore germination protein, translating into MGKNRLFKRLPFLRPMAMLVTILLLSGCWSAKEINNLAIINVIGIDENDTGEVEVTAVMAKPYSLFSETAVSGNEENKFLIVITTGKSIFEALSNLSATVPEKLYFGHLDAVILGERAARERTESALDFFKRETDFRPNIQLLVTKGSAAELVKTVPQQNLTLGLEINDLVLSNRLATTGMVKDMSQFTEALMSNTTAPYTGVISVAEKKQEIDIHGNKQDTINQQTKNKEGDTSANSSGNDQGNVPKALNLNETAVFKKGQLRGFLDEEETRGFLWIKGEVQSGIVVLNCGKKGEGDVSLNVTNSVSKLIPQVSGKSPKMNVQIEVEADIGQLTCKDINLTSKFLNRLNEKFEEKVRREAIMALNKAKNQWQTDIFGFGRAINQKSPKKWNQMASQWKNGLLRETEIDLRVSAIISRYGLFKEPPGTNK